The sequence gtgtctctttgggaaTCCCTTGTTGCTTTTATACTCTTCTTCGGAGTCTAATGTGACTTTGAGGCAGTGTTTTTCTATATATTTGCGGCTGCTTTATCACCTAATGAAAGAATATGCAGCTCTGTCTCTCCTGCTGCAGGGTGAGTGGAGACACCACAGTGACTTCTCGTCTTCTGCTTCACTCAACAgttacagtttgtgtttgtgacgGCTGGCGTCAAGATAAAGGATCTCTCAGAATATAAAGCGAGGCAgtaaaagttcaaataaaagGCTATATATTCTATAGCTCCTCATCATTTATCCTGTCTGGAGCTTAATTGTAGGTTTGGGATGAAATAAAGGGTTGCAGGATGAATGGGGTGATTATATGCCCCTACAGCTCCATCTAGTGGTTAAAGGAACAAACTGCAGGTCTGACTACCCACACAACTGAAGAAACTGAATAAATGGTTGattgttattgtaaaaaaaCATCTTGGGATTACAACAggaaaaatactaaaatgtgccaaatttttatttcatgtggCTTCTACTGAAAATCCTCCAAAACTGTTGGTTTaggaaaaataaagttaaatagtTTGCTTTGTTGTAACAGTGTACACTGCAAAACACAATGGAAAAGTCAtcattaaaatctaaaattcttatttttaaaaaaaagttacaggtcagtttttattgcttcatcctgaacaatcaaaaaacatcataagaAATAATTTTAGGTTAAATTATGACGATATTAATGCAGGTTTTAGACTGGATATTGCATGTTGTTAAAATTAGGATCTTATCTGACGTCTGACTGCTGATAGAATCGTGTGTTTATGACTCTTGACAATAATGTCAAATTTCCTAATTACCTTAATGAAAAAAGTCTCTCCATTTTATTTGCAAACATCtaaaatagtttgacatttttcaattaTATTTGGGgttaaaatagtaataataataataataataataataataataataataataattattattattattattattattattattattattattattcttattcttcttattcttattgttattattattattattattattattattattattattattattattattattattattattattaataataataataataataataataataataataataataataataataatagaaggCCCTTTGAGATTAAAATGTCTGCTTGCGAGTGAGACCTGGCCTAGAACACACACGattataaaaccacaaatattaTCAAATCGAgtaacactgaacaaaaatgaaacacattaaGATACACTAAATAAAATCCACTaaaggagcagcagctgcatTCTTCACTTACaaatcagtttaaataaaacaccGTCTTTAAATCTGAATCTGTAAACAGCATTCAGGCCTCCAAACTTCCACAAATGATTTCACAAAAACCTTTCCTGTAATTAACCTCCTTGTTGCGTGACTCAAACCTGGTGACATAATCGGTTAGTCacaatgtgtgaatgtgttattTCTGTTAAGCGTGCAGCTCGCTTTTAGTGTAATTTGTGCGTTTGAGTCATGATGATGTCATAGAGACAGAGACGAGGAGCTGCTGAATGGATGGTGAATGAATGAACGACAGAGGCTCAGACAGCAAACATGTTGGTTTTACTGATGGTTTTATCTTGTGTCAGTCCATGTCTAATTCAGTTTAACTCAAGAAAAGGAATCTTTAATCTGTTATAAGGCACTAATGCTGTTCAGTGTCAGTGTCTCCCATTAATGTGGCTCAATATTCAGCCATAACTAGTTTCACTTTAAAGGAATAGACTATGAAATTTGAAAATTTATCAGATTTATAAATGGTCTTATAAATGGTGTCTATCAATCATGAAATTTTTACCTTTAAACACTTCATTTCCTATATTCAGATGAATTTTAAGCACCAATTTATACCTTTTCTGGAGCAATTTATGATTGAAACGTCTTTATTTATATACAGGAACACAGAAAACTCAGGCACCAGGTGATAACTCAAAATATGATGAGTgtaatcatattttaaaaatagattttgtgGTTGTATGTGGTCAGAATTCCTAAAGGAGAGTAATAAAAAGACCAGCGTCCCCCTGTGTCCTCTTCATACAAAATGTTGCTCCCAGCTCTTCATGTTGTATTGTACTTAATCTAATTTATTTAATGTGCACTGTGAGAGTTTTATCTTCTTCTTTtgatgaaatctttttttttttttttttttacactaccagtcaaaggtttggacacactttctcattcagtgcCTTTTActatttgcattgttttctacactgtatttaatgcaatattttgtcagaaGTGCAGCCCACTCACCAAACAGGGAAACCAAACCGGCGCTAAATAGTGTTGCGTTCACATGCTGTCAGAATATTGACCCGCAGTCTCCATGTGGTAGCGTGGCCGAGCGGTCTAAGGCGCTGGATTAAGGCTCCAGTCTCTTCGGGGGCGTGGGTTCGAATCCCACCGCTGCCAATACGTTTTTCTGTGGATTCGTAATGAAAGCAATTACACAAAGGATCAAAGTACATGTTTAGTATTTCATGACggtgaaataaatgaataatgttCGTGAAATCATACAGATTTTGGTGTGCAGTTTAGTTTTTCACCACAAGGTGATTTGAATAATCATATTAACCAAGTCAACAATAGATTTAAGTAGCAACTATTTACACTGATCTATAGGCTAAATGAGGGGAAAATATTGTGGTTTCTAGTTAAAGTTCTACTCTACTCCACTAAATTGGCTTAAGACAGAATTTCAATTTTAGTATGTGGtcctttgtgtttttcacagaagAAAGCATTCTCTGAGATTTTTTcgtttaatttaaaattaggGCAACAAATTTAGAGGATAATTAAATCCAACCAAACTACAGCTTTGTTATTATAAAACCAAATGCAAAATCTTGGGGTTAATCTTGCCTGAAAAGTCACTTTTTTGAGCAACAGAAACTCTTTCTTATGCATAATTATATTCGTAGATGGTGATTTCGCAGTGACTGTAACTGCAGCAtgaatgttagaaaacacatagAACTtacttttaatttcagtttttaaaaggaTTGACTATTGCTAGTCAATTAACAATTCGGTGCTGTAAAGGATAAACGTTCTAGCTTTATCTTGCTACCACTGATGAATTAAATTAATGacttaaaaataatgttagcaGCGATGTTTAGCCGACAAGAATTCAAGCTAGCTAGCGAGCTAattagctaactagctaatATTCGCTAACTAGCTAGTTAGCTCGCTAGCTAGATAGACAGATGGTGACACATAGAAAGactagtttttctctttttatttttcagagttCATCAATGAGCCAGTCTTCACAGAGTGTTGCTGAAGCATTATTGGCTGCAAAACGTGTGGAACGGTGCTAGTTGACCTCTGGGCATCGTGCAAAATGTAGAGGGAACACTGAAGGCAGCAACATATTTGAAGTTAATAGTCTGTCAGAGGTGTTTTCTGTTCTGAGATCCCTTTTTGAAGAGGAGTAACATTTTACACTTTCATACTCAAATACTGTAggcttgttgtgttgtttgttttattgtttcagaTATTTGGGTCAGAGTTCTTGTACTGCTAAATTTACATTCTTTAAAGTTGTGGTTATGAGATACCAGTGCGTCTCTGTATGGAGCCATGTTGTTATTCACTGCTCTATAGAATTCTGAAATGTTTGAATATTTCTCTGCAAACTGATTTTCAACTCTCAAGTTTGTCCTGTTCAGTTGAAAATAGATCAACTACAAAAGTAGAATGTGTTGTCAGTAAGGATCCCAGCTTTTGGCTGTAAAGGTCCACTTACTTCTGAACAAATGACGCATTACAACAGGATAGCATGGCGTACTCTCCTGGTTTCTTCCATTAAGTTCTTTTACATTCTCAggtatattaaatatatatatatacgtcaCCTTTTCGACACTGCTTTTCGGCAGATGGAACTGTAATTTCAAAAGATCAACAGATGCGCACTGCCACCTAGTGGTTTGTAGAAGTAACCGTCAAACAGTTGCAACATTAACTTAAATGTCTTTAACCTAGAAACCCATTTTAGCCTTTTAACTAAatgtaaacaacataaatgaCTGTATCAATGAATTAAAGATATAACAACAGCTCCCATGGGATTTTTTTGGGACAGCCACTGCCAGCCAAGTCGTTTGGTACACCTTTACctgcaaaataaagaaattagtACGGTTCTTGAAACTTAAAAGTGCTTGCTGTAATTATTCTAATCTTTGCAACACTGGCTGACTGGATAATTGTcgttcaaaaaacaaacaaacacaaaaaaaacaatcaaacaaaacaaatgtagtCCAGCACAACTCCTGTTAATTACCGTTGAGTTTCTAATTTACCAGGACACCTGAAGGCAGCACTAGTCGCTCTGTCGCCCTAGCAACGTGTACTAAACGGATACAGAGCTGCcgttattagttttttttttttttttatcttcatcGCTTTAGCTCTTaccttttttctttcagtaacTTTGAGACAACTGAACGTGAACATGGAAAAAGTTAACAAGGATCCAGAGGAGACACCGGGACGCTCTGTGTTGCCcgaaaaacaagagacaaagaCCAGGTAATGTTGTTAGCTTAATTAGCTTAGTTAGCTTACTGTAGCTGCAGGGCAGAAAAATCGTCTTTCATGCTGAATGGACTGTAAGAACTTCATGGGCTGTCATACCTGTCATATTTCACACTGATGTTGTGTCAATTCAGTTAAGCCTGTGCGAAGAATTTGGACAGTCAAAACTCTCCATACAatataaaatcatttattttttgtatacaaaatagaatctgtgcaatatcagtatATTTAAAATCAGTGTGTTCTCCTCATGCAAGAATCTGTGCAGTATCAGTGTTTTTCTATATATGTAAAACAGCTCAGATTCAACTGTGGATCTACCTGGCTTCACTCTCATAAGGTCAGATAGAGATACTAAAGCTAGTGGCAAGAAGAAAGGAGGGGGTCTGGCTTTATTTGTTAACCAGAGATGGTGTAACTCCTCACATATAACTGTTAAGGAGAAATTGTGTTGTCCAGATATTGAACTGTTGGCAGTTGCCCTTCGGCCATATTATGTTCCAAGGGAGTTCAGTCATATCATAACAATACTTGTATACATCCCATCCAAGGCAACTGACTTGGTTCTGTGTGATGTTTTGCATGATACTGTTGTTAGGATACAGACTCAACATCCTGAAGCACTTGTAATAATATCAGGAGATTTTAATCATGTCAGCCTCTCCTCTCACCTCACTGAATTTACACAGTTTGTTAACTGTCCtaccagagaaaataaaaccctaGACCTGCTGTatgccagtgtgaaagaagctTACAGAGCTACTGCCTTATTACCACTGGGCAGGTCAGATCATAACCTGGTTTATCTGCAGACCTGTTACAAACCTTGTGTGCTGAGACAGCCTGCAACTAAAGTCCAAATCAGAAGATGGACTCCTCAGGCTAGTGAAGCTCTAAGGGACTGCTTTGAATCAACAGACTGGAATGTGCTTCTGGAACCAGATGGAGGCCATTTtgacaaacatggatcatccacttcatgtCTGCCtagtgaacaacaaaacatcggTGGTGGACGGCTCCTATCCCTgcactgcaggacagaaagattcagaaaatctttcctACTATCAGCAATGagactatttaattcaaaagtaaacagatgagacctcagacaattgaatttcccttcggggattaataaagttattgtgttgtattgtattgtattgtattgtattgtattgtatttctaCATACAGGAGAGTCTGTACAATATCAGCAGTACTTATTTGTATTTCTATTTATCATTCTGCTTATATCCCTATATTTTTTGCACTATCCCATGTGCTGATGTAGCAGTGCAGGTGCaagtcttatcttatcttatcttatcttatcttatcttatcttatcttatcttatcttatcttatcttatcttatcttatcttatcttatcttatcttaggcTCTCCACTCAGAAGGTTGAAGAAAACCCTAATGAGGAGGTCACCGAGCAGtcaaagagagaagaggagcAGGAACGTACAAAGGTTTTAGTTTCTATGTTTCCTTGTCGTTTTCCTCTCTAATTTCATTGAAGCTATGAAATCATGATCAGTTCATTATGTTTCCCAGCATTTTTGTCACAGATGCGAGCAGCAGGAGAATGATATGAAGGCCAGCCAGGAAACATATGATGAGATCATGAGAAGGTGGTTGACACTCGATGAGGACAAGATTCCTGCGGAACCACGTGAAGCCCTGAAGAGCCAGCAGCAGTTGTATGATACTATCATCACAGACAAGAAAAAACGCATAAACGACCTGCTGCAGGTAACTCCATGTAGCTGTTAAAGTAGTgataaaatgtttgaagaatTATAGACAAGATATCAGCTTTTGTATAATAACTAGCCTTAGTTGGAAGACACCACATTTGGCACTGTGCTACACAGGAGTTAGAGAGGAGAGACGATCACTATATGAAGACCTTGAGGAACAACGAGGAGGAGATTGACCTGCTGGTTGACAGGATGGTGGAGCAGATGAGAACTCGGACTAAAGCTTACAGGGAAGAGCTTGGTCAGATGGAGGCAAGAAGCAGCTTTACATGATTTCTAGAAGGCATCTGAATATGTGAGGAGAGTGAGATGGAAAGTGTAGCATTGCAtcataaacaacagaaaattaattcattttcttgattgattttacatttcatgTCTTAACCTTCTGGCTACCTGCATCACTCTATCTCGTATGGGTCCACCACTTTgtttcagactgaaatatctcaacagccATTGGATGGTTTGCTTTAAACCTTTCTGTAGACATCCATGGCTCACAGCAGGTGATGGCTAATGAATTTCATGGTTGTCCGTGTTCTCCTGATCTGCTCTAGTACCACCATGAGGTCAACATTTAGGGTTCTGAGTGAAAATAGATCAGctactatttttatttaacctttatttaaccaaatAATACCCATTGAAATCAGGATCTCTTTCACAAGGGTGGCCTGGCCAAGAGGTCAGCagcaaaaatcataaaataattaCAAGGAGGTGGCAGTATAAGTTAGTATTAGTGTTTTACAATTAAAAGTGCGGAAGCTGTAACACAAACAACTAACAACAATTTAAAAGCACAAGCACTGTTCAGTGGTCTCACACTGTCTATCTAGGATAGAACGGATGCTCCAAGTGGAATAAATTCATACAGTTTCAGTTTAGTCTGTAAAGTATTCCATGCTGAGGGGGCATGGGGGGAAAATTCAGTCCTTACACGAGGAACAGATAAAACAAGAGTAGTGCAGGGACGTAAGGCGTAGAAACTGTTTGTTCTTTGTAATGAAGTGCACAAATAGGGAGGAATTAAGCCTAAAAGAGCCTTATAAATTAGAGTCACCAATGTGTGTAATTTGTGCACTCATAATAGGTCATTAATAGATTACAGTGGAGACACTCTTGTTCCCGCTCAGGACTGATGGTTTGGTAATCTTTTAACTTTCAGCACCATCTCACCAAAGTCAttgcaaaactaatgacattcccatcagcTGAAGCTGTAAAGTGCCAGTGTTAACATGCCGACATGTATGTCAGTAAAATAAGATGGCTAAAAAGCTAAATGCTCCACCTGCTAACAGTCAGTAGGTTAGCATGGTGAAGTTAGTATTATTCTTAAAGTTTGCCCTACAgaactgctgctgatgctggaaACTCTTAATCCTGCTTATGTCATCTCTGGTGTTTCTTGCTTACTAATGATTGCACTGGTGTTGTCGGCAGACGGTTGATCAGCAGGAAACTGAAGTCTCACTTGCACAATACAAGGCAGAATGGAAACAAGAGATGAAGGAACTTTATGACAAACAGGTCAGGAGAAGAGGACTAAAACACACGTGTACATAGACTCAATATCAGTCTTCTTTCATCATGATTAATGTCTATATCTTCCATTTAAACTCTGTATCTAATCTGTTTATAGACAGCAGAGATGACCGAGTGGATGGATAAAGTGGAGAACgatgcagagaaacacaaagatcaGCTGTTGAAGGAGACTGACTTATACATCCAGATGCTTCGAGAAGAAACCGAATCACAACTCGAGGTTTGGTGAAGCATTGAAGTTAATTTTAAGTGGAATGTCTCAGAAAGCAGTAATGTTGTATGTAGTGGGAATGatggagagaaaataaatgctttaggagttgacaaagaaaaaagtctTGGAGCCTAAGTCTCGTTCTTTCCCCTGCAGGTGCAGAGAGCGCATCAACAGCTGAAGGCCATTAACAGGATAATAAAGCTACAAGCAAAAACCATAACGGATGAGCCTTCAAAGGTCAAGACGTCCAGCATTAAAAGCAGGATCTCCACATAAGTACAGTTTCTTTGCCGCAAAGAgaaagtcacacacacacacacacacacgatcacATTGGTGCTTTGTGTTTCAGcctgcagacagaaaaacaaaccctaaaaaatgatcaaatgagACAACAGAAAGAATTAGCGCAGAAGAGAGAGAAGTTATCTGCAGAATACAAACGCGCCGTCGATGAGTATGAACTGCTACAGAAGCGAGCCAAGTGAGTCACAATTTAACTGCTAATTCAAAGTATGATGTGTGATTACTTGCTGCTTTTAAGTGGAACTTCTTTTCTGTGCCCCTTCACCCTTCTCTACTTGATGCAGATACTTTGCAGTTGTTGATGCCAGAAGATTTTGGGAGCTCATGGCtgaagaagagaggaaagaacaAGTGGAGAAAACTTTGGCCATGGACTCGCAGATCTGCAAGCACCTTGGTATAGCTCTGCCCTTCATGGAGCACTCTGGTCCCATCCAGCCTCAGAAACAGGCCCTGAGGCCCGACCACCAGcaagaggagggagaggtgtCCATGGAGACAATAAAGAAAGTGATGGAGCTGCTGTGTGATGGAACGGCTAAAAACTTTCAAGATTCATCTTTATGAATAGCTCCATTATTCTGATGCTTTTCTAGAGCAGGAGTCGTAAAATTTCTGGTGACCACAAATATATTTATAACataacaaacacagacacattaaaGTCATAACATGAGATGACATGTTAAATTGTGAGATTTAGAGATGTTGGTTGAAAGATTTTTCccctttggacagagccaggctgGAAGGGCTTCGTcttgtttgtagtttttatgcTTAATGGCTGCAGCTTTTAActccttgatgcctgaatttatttacaattaaattaaaaaaaaacttttgcatatcttatttttgctttccagttgatgctaaaataagtggagattgttaatttgtctattacacatagaacagatatataacaataataacagatatacaataattaggtcccactccaacTGGTatatgagaaaccagtgcttgcaaaaggttccgaggcacgtattgaatatgcacaagcCAGCATTTGGGGAATGGATATGCTATCTCTAAAAGTTTTTTGAACTTGGTGCcatgtccatatggtgcttTTTATCTACTGAACATCAGAatcatggctgagcatttccaccttgaagctgCACTGCACCAATGACGGTCTTCAAGAACATGGATTCAGACCTCAGGGGTTTTATACATAACAActttaaggaaccaatccttTTGACTTCCAGGATGGGGTTTTctgaattcttcttcttcttcagaatcaattCTAGCATGTATGTaaagagcagttttacagtgttggagcagagttgtaggttaAGTGGTTGGTACATTGGTGCCGAATTAAATCCAAGCcgttttaaggcaggaagggattattttcatgggaagAAATTAGAAGGCTGTTCAATCTCCAATATAAAGTTTGTATTAGGCGGAAgtaaattttcactgttatttaaaGTCTCTGTCTAGCCTAATGATGGgacaatttgcattttaaacattctCTCATCCAAGGTTGTTTATTTTGGCCTCACAGTTTAGAATTATTTGCACGTGTAAGTGAAAGccttaaataataataataaattttatttataaagcgcttttccaaaagctcaaagacgctgtacataaaatacaataagatagaacaaaacagataaaatcagtagatagtaaacaagttcaagataaaatacagaatcacttaaggaaagcagatctaaaaaggtgagtctttaaaagggatttaaatgtggtgaggttggtgcagtcacggagggcatgggggagtgagttccagagtgtgggggcggcgatggcgaaggctctgtccccccaatgtcgccggctggtcctgtgcgggatggaaaggaggtttgtgtgggaggaacggagattcctggggggggtgtaggggaggagcaaatcggtaaggtaagagggggctagattatggatggacttgaaggtgaggagaagcagtttgtactggatgcggtgtgaaatggggagccaatggaggttccgcaggacgggtgtgatatggtcgtgagaacaggttcgggtgaggagtcgggcagcagagttttgaatgagttgaagtttattgagaactttggaggtggagccgaagagaacgctattgcagtagtcaaggcgggaagtgacgaaggcatgaatgagggtttcagcggctgagaaggagaggaaggggcggagacgggcgacgttgcggagatggaaataggcagttttggtgatctgattaatgtggggttcaaaagtgaggttgctgtcaaatatcacaccgaggttgcggatgtgagcagaaggagatagggtggtgttatcaatggtaatgggggggtggggaaatggtgtgagtgatttaggtccgataaggatgagatcagtcttgtcacagtttagcaggagaaaatttttcctcatccaggatttaatgtcggccaggcagctggagagagaggggagggtggtggtggcggtggtgttggtggagatgtagagttggatatcgtcggcgtagcaatggaagtgtaggttgtggcggcggatgatgttgccgagggggaggaggtacaggataaagaggagggggccaagtactgatccttgagggacaccatgggacaggggggcgctgggtgatgtgcagttgttgaccttgatgaattgttgtcgattagtgagatatgatgtgaaccaggtgagggcggtgccggtgatgttaatggaggattgaaggcgggacaggaggatggagtgattgattgtgtcaaatgctgcagagaggtcgagaagaatgaggatggtgacttgtccagagtctgaggagaggaggagatcattggtgaccttgaggagagcagtttcagtgctgtgatgagagcggaatccggattgaaaggtttcatacaggttgttggaggtgaggtgagttttcaactgggcagcgacgacacgttctaatgttttggatatgaaggggagattggagatgggccggaagttgtgaggggaggttggatccaaaccaggttttttgaggatgggggagacagaggcgagcttgaggggtgaggggacacagccagtactgagggaagtgttgatgatgttagagatgaggggggcgataacagggaggcagtttttgaggagggcagtggggatggggtccaggcaggatgtggagtttttagttccagtgatgaatttgggcaggtccaggggggaaacgggcgagaagtgggccagggggggaaagttcagagggtttggtggaggagaggggggatcaagtgaagtgggagaggtgacaaggctgctgtggatggagatgattttgttatgaaaaaaagagaggaataggttgcatttgtcagtggtgaacgagtttgagactgtgtccgggggggcaaggagtttattgacagttgagaagagggatttggggttgttggagctggtattgatcaggtcagagtagaaagtggaccgtgcagatttcagggcgtctttgtattgttggaggaagtcggagtaggcttggcggtgaactgtcaggtttgttttcttgacaagacgttctagctgtcgtttatgggctttcatgaggtggagttcaggggtgtaccatggagcagagtgggagaaagtaactaatttggatttgaggggagcaagctgatcaagacaggaagagagagtatgattgtagtggttgatgaggtcagtggggttattgattgacgggggaggggagacggacaatgcagtggtcagtgaggcggagaatacagagggggagagtgatctggtgtttctaaaaaagattgtccgtttttccttgggcaggggggtggggaggctgatgtccatagttattgctaggtggtcagagatggagagatgacagctggagatatttaggactgtaagaccagaggagcaaaccagatcgaggatgtgtccatggttgtgggtggggaaattgacatgctgggtgaggttgagtgattgtaggagatctaggaagtcagaggcagatttactgtgaaggttgtccatgtgaaagttgaagtcaccaaggatgaggactgacggagatgtagctaatagctgggtggcaaagtgggaaaagtcagggagaaatgaggggtttggtttaggtgggcggtaaatgatagcagtgaccattggggtgggaccgggtgatt comes from Amphiprion ocellaris isolate individual 3 ecotype Okinawa chromosome 23, ASM2253959v1, whole genome shotgun sequence and encodes:
- the LOC111568563 gene encoding dynein regulatory complex protein 1-like isoform X2, which gives rise to MEKVNKDPEETPGRSVLPEKQETKTRLSTQKVEENPNEEVTEQSKREEEQERTKHFCHRCEQQENDMKASQETYDEIMRRWLTLDEDKIPAEPREALKSQQQLYDTIITDKKKRINDLLQELERRDDHYMKTLRNNEEEIDLLVDRMVEQMRTRTKAYREELGQMETVDQQETEVSLAQYKAEWKQEMKELYDKQTAEMTEWMDKVENDAEKHKDQLLKETDLYIQMLREETESQLEVQRAHQQLKAINRIIKLQAKTITDEPSKPADRKTNPKK
- the LOC111568563 gene encoding dynein regulatory complex protein 1-like isoform X1; protein product: MEKVNKDPEETPGRSVLPEKQETKTRLSTQKVEENPNEEVTEQSKREEEQERTKHFCHRCEQQENDMKASQETYDEIMRRWLTLDEDKIPAEPREALKSQQQLYDTIITDKKKRINDLLQELERRDDHYMKTLRNNEEEIDLLVDRMVEQMRTRTKAYREELGQMETVDQQETEVSLAQYKAEWKQEMKELYDKQTAEMTEWMDKVENDAEKHKDQLLKETDLYIQMLREETESQLEVQRAHQQLKAINRIIKLQAKTITDEPSKVKTSSIKSRIST
- the LOC111568563 gene encoding uncharacterized protein LOC111568563 isoform X3 codes for the protein MEKVNKDPEETPGRSVLPEKQETKTRLSTQKVEENPNEEVTEQSKREEEQERTKHFCHRCEQQENDMKASQETYDEIMRRWLTLDEDKIPAEPREALKSQQQLYDTIITDKKKRINDLLQTVDQQETEVSLAQYKAEWKQEMKELYDKQTAEMTEWMDKVENDAEKHKDQLLKETDLYIQMLREETESQLEVQRAHQQLKAINRIIKLQAKTITDEPSKVKTSSIKSRIST